The window AAAAGAAGTCATATGACTGATGTTAAAATATTAGATTAAAAAATATCCCAAGTAACCTATGTTACCTACAAAGAAAGGTTCAGTTGTTATAATTTACATATAAAATAACAATTAAGGGGATGGAGAATATGGCTAGTATGACAAATTTGAAAAGACAACATGTTGAAATTATAAATACTATAAAAATTATAGATAAACTTATGAAAAATAATGATTTTGAAAAGGACTCAAATGATATAGCTAAGAGTATAAGTATACTTGCAGGTAAGTTAAAAATACATTTAGATACTGAAGATAAATTTTTATATCCTAAGTTAGCAAAACACGATAATATTAGTGTGAGAAATAAAGCTAATAAATATATAGATGAGATGGGAAGTATATGTGAGGTATTTACAGACTACAAAAACAAATTTAATACTAAAAGTAAGATTATGAATAGCTTGGATGAATTTAAAAAAGAATCTAAGTATATATTTGATACCATAAAAAAGAGAATATCTAAAGAGGATATAGACTTATATCCTTTATTATAAAAAAATACGCCATGGATATGGCGTATTTTTTTATTTCTAAGGAAACTATATGATTTTGAATCTAATAGATAACATTTATTAAAAATCTATAATTTCAACTATTTTGAGCAACGGAGCCCGTAGGACTCGTTGGCGACATGAGCCATGCGTTAGCATGAAGCGAATTTTTAAATAGAAGTTTCTGTTATTAGTTTATCAACAGCAACTTGAACTTTATTAGATGAATCTGTTTGAATTTGTGAAAGATTTTTTAGTTTATCTACTTCAGCTGATATTGTTTTTATCTCATCTGTTATTTTTACGAGTATTTCATTAATTTCTTTAGCAAATCCTTCGCTATTTGTAGCTAGTTTTTGAACTTCATTTGCAACTACAGAGAATCCTTTTCCAGCTTGTCCAGCTCTTGCAGCTTCTATAGTAGCGTTTATACCAAGTATTTTGGTTTGATTGGCTATTTTATTTACATATTGTATTATTTTATCAGTATCTTGTATGTGTGCTATAGAAGTTTGAGTAGAATTTAAAAGTATATCACTTATACCGTGCATATTATCTATTGATGATGATATGTCGGATAATTCAGTTTTTACTATGTTTGAAGTATCTCTAATTATAGAAATATGGTTGCTAAGTTGAGATAGTGTATCTATATTTTTATTTACTAGAGTCATTACTAAACGCGCACCAGTAGAATCTATTATAGTGTGTTTATGACTAAACTTTTCTTGCAATAATTTAGCAACGTTATTGTTTCCAGTAGCTTCTATTATTAAATCAATATTTTTATTGTTTAAATCATCTATAGATTGAGAATAATCTATACCTAAATTTTTACAAAGTATTATACCTGGTGCATCTAAATTTGTATCTATAACTAAAGAAATATTTATAGAGTCAGTATCATTTATTGCTTGTATAATATTTTTACCACCAGTTCCAGCTCCAATTAATGCT is drawn from Tepidibacter hydrothermalis and contains these coding sequences:
- a CDS encoding hemerythrin domain-containing protein — encoded protein: MASMTNLKRQHVEIINTIKIIDKLMKNNDFEKDSNDIAKSISILAGKLKIHLDTEDKFLYPKLAKHDNISVRNKANKYIDEMGSICEVFTDYKNKFNTKSKIMNSLDEFKKESKYIFDTIKKRISKEDIDLYPLL
- a CDS encoding methyl-accepting chemotaxis protein produces the protein MNIALIGAGTGGKNIIQAINDTDSINISLVIDTNLDAPGIILCKNLGIDYSQSIDDLNNKNIDLIIEATGNNNVAKLLQEKFSHKHTIIDSTGARLVMTLVNKNIDTLSQLSNHISIIRDTSNIVKTELSDISSSIDNMHGISDILLNSTQTSIAHIQDTDKIIQYVNKIANQTKILGINATIEAARAGQAGKGFSVVANEVQKLATNSEGFAKEINEILVKITDEIKTISAEVDKLKNLSQIQTDSSNKVQVAVDKLITETSI